The Chryseobacterium indologenes genomic sequence ATCTACTCCCAGCACTTTTCCGCTCTTAGCATCTACAAAGACGTACTGTCTGCTTAATGGTTTCTCAGCGTAAATATCAAATTTATAGGCTAACGTTAGATTTTGAATTTTTTCATCGGCAGGATCAGAATAATACACCAATTCACCTTTAGGGGCAAAACTTGCATTGGCATCATTGGTTTCTTTTTTAATGAAATCTTCCTCTTCTTTATTTTGCCATTTGTATGAATCTGCACCTACAAATGATAATGCATTTTGCAATGCGATGCTCTCGGAGATATTGGCTTTCTTCTCCATCCCTTTGGAAGGCATCTGAAGTATCCATTTACCCGATTCACCTACAATTTTTCCATTTTTGGTCTGTACGGCCATCATTCCGTATTCTACAGGAATACCATCAACAGTTTGCTGGAATCTGTGCGTTTCAAATCCTAATGCATCTTTTTCCAATCCTAATTTACGCCCTTGTCCCGGTGCTAGTCGCTGAGAGGTTTCATCAAATAAAAGGGGACTTCCCTGGAAATCGGGACCGTTTTTATCAAATCTCATGAATTCGGAGTGTAAGCCATTTTTACCAGGAATTACTTTAGATGGTTTGTCTTGTCCAAAGACGAAGGAGCAGGCGGCAACACTTGCCACTAGAATAAACTTTGTTCTCATAATAATATTTGTTAAATGTGAAAACGAATTTATAAACTTTTCATAAAAAACCAACATATCATTGAGGAATTTTCAATTGATATTATAAATCAATAAATAAAACACAATAATGATTTTAAAACAAAGAAAATATTATAAAGATAATTTTATCACAATATTGATTTTACATTAAAAAAATTAACATAAAATCAATATTTTATGAATTAATATTTTTCACCATGCCGTGCATTATATTTCAATGTCCTAACAATCATAAAAACACATATGAAACTAGTATCCATGGGAGTTATAATATCAAAAACAAAAGCTATCTCAAGAGAGACAGCTTTTTACTTTTTCAATTTATCTAAATAAAATAAATATAATTAAGCTAAAAAATGAAAAATTTTCTTACCTCTTACTGCTTACAGGCGTTCTAAATTCTCCATATCCTATTAGCCCGTCGTAATTTCTTCCAAAAGGAGCATAATATAAAAATCCCTGGTAGAGATTTTCTGTCTGCCAGAAATTTCCGTTCACTTCTCCAAAGTTTAAAGGCCCATTTGCTTCTTTTGTAGCCAGAACATAATTATAAAATCCTTGTTTTAAGAATATCCGGGCAACATACTGTTTGCTGGCTGCATCATATTGCATCTGATTTTCTTTACCGGGCAAAAAATTATTAAAACCTCCCAATACATAAATTTCCCTATCTACGGGATCGGACTCAAGATAAAAATGTACCCATGAATAATCTGCTTCCCTTCCGGCATCTCTTTCTCTCCCCAGATCATTTCTTCTGTAATACCAGGCTCCGTTCACATCAGGCTGATATTGGTAATTTAACGGAAATGCCCATACAGGATACAAATAGGTTTGATTAACATCATCTTTTATTTCTGTTGCCCGTACCATATCTGCCGCCATATTCATATTTTTATTATCGAAATAATAAAATTCATTGTCTCCCGGAAAAACAAGATTCATTTGCTGGAAAAGCAATTGATTTCCCAAAACACTGCTTGGCTTCAAATTCGGAATAACCATATTAGGATTGTTATTCTGCATGACATATAAGCTCATCGAATTGACATTTGAAGAAAGATCACCGCCTGCAGAAACGGCTTTTACTTCTATTCTCTGATTTACATTAGGATTCTTGGCATCGGCAATTCTTGAAACATTCAAAGCAAGAGAAGCTCCATTTTCCACGACGTAAAATCTTCTTTTTAAAAGAGGGTTTTCAACAGAATCTTTATAGACGATCAACTCGAAATTCCCTGAAACTTTAGGCTGAATTTTATCATTGGGGAAAGTCAGTTTATAATGAGTATAAGCCTGCAGAGTATTGAATGAATACTGAAACTGATCAATCAGATCATTCATGCTGCCGTTGGCAAATTCTGTATAAAACAGGGTATCCTCATTCCAGTTTCTGTCATAGTGTCTGATGGTATATCTATAAATCTGGCTTCCATTGGTAAGATCATCAAAGCTCAGAACCAACTGCTCACCAAACTTAATAACAGGAGTTTCGTCGTTGGTTTGTGGATTAAACAACTGGATGCTCTGGATATTCTGTCCATATACCAGGCTTCCGAGAGAAAGTAAAAGTATGCGCAAAGTTTTCATTATGACGAAGATAACGAAAAATAGCCATTTTCTTAATAATATCGTATTTTTGAAATAAAAATATTCAGATATGCTTCAGATTCAAGGTTTCGTATTCAATTTTGCAAGCGAAAACACCTACATCCTTTACAACGAAAATAAAAATGCCTGGTTGATAGACCCGGGAAATATGAATGCACAGGAAACCCAGGCCATAGACAATTTTATTAAGGAAAACGGGTTGAACATCCAGAAAATTCTTCTTACCCATGCCCACATTGATCATGTACTTGGTCTCCAATGGGCGTTTGATACTTTTAAAGTTCCGGTAAGTCTCCATCAGGATGATCATGAGGTACTGAATATGTTGCAAGCCAGCGGAATAAGATTCGGAATGAAAATCGATCCGGTAAAAGTAGATATTGAATATGTAAAAGAAGGGGACGAACTGGAACTGGACGGAGAGAAATTTACAATATACCATGTACCGGGGCATTCTCCGGGAAGCGTGGTTTACCATAATGACCAGCAAAAATTCATGATCTCCGGTGATGTACTTTTTGAAGGCAGCATTGGCCGTACAGATTTGTATAAAGGGAACTACGAACAACTGATCGACGGGATAAAAACAAAACTTTTCGTGCTGGATGATGCCACTCAGGTATTCTCAGGCCATGGAAATCCTACGACAATAGGTTTTGAAAAACAATATAACCCGTTTTTAAAGTAGACGGAATTTCAGTTCGAAGAGAGTGATTGAGAGTATTGGCTTTATACTTAACCTTATGATGCTTACGGAAGCATTTTCCTGAACAATA encodes the following:
- a CDS encoding DUF5103 domain-containing protein, encoding MKTLRILLLSLGSLVYGQNIQSIQLFNPQTNDETPVIKFGEQLVLSFDDLTNGSQIYRYTIRHYDRNWNEDTLFYTEFANGSMNDLIDQFQYSFNTLQAYTHYKLTFPNDKIQPKVSGNFELIVYKDSVENPLLKRRFYVVENGASLALNVSRIADAKNPNVNQRIEVKAVSAGGDLSSNVNSMSLYVMQNNNPNMVIPNLKPSSVLGNQLLFQQMNLVFPGDNEFYYFDNKNMNMAADMVRATEIKDDVNQTYLYPVWAFPLNYQYQPDVNGAWYYRRNDLGRERDAGREADYSWVHFYLESDPVDREIYVLGGFNNFLPGKENQMQYDAASKQYVARIFLKQGFYNYVLATKEANGPLNFGEVNGNFWQTENLYQGFLYYAPFGRNYDGLIGYGEFRTPVSSKR
- a CDS encoding MBL fold metallo-hydrolase, which gives rise to MLQIQGFVFNFASENTYILYNENKNAWLIDPGNMNAQETQAIDNFIKENGLNIQKILLTHAHIDHVLGLQWAFDTFKVPVSLHQDDHEVLNMLQASGIRFGMKIDPVKVDIEYVKEGDELELDGEKFTIYHVPGHSPGSVVYHNDQQKFMISGDVLFEGSIGRTDLYKGNYEQLIDGIKTKLFVLDDATQVFSGHGNPTTIGFEKQYNPFLK